A genomic region of uncultured Treponema sp. contains the following coding sequences:
- a CDS encoding NAD(P)-dependent oxidoreductase, which produces MKILVTGANGFMGHGIIKELSESGNEIVASDFTDFTYGYKNVSSIAGNLFEIENPFEHFGKPDVLVHLAWRDGFKHASDNHILDLPKHYEFLKKMVCGGVKKLVVLGSMHEVGFHEGSINENTPCNPLSLYGIAKNALRQMTELLVKNTETRLQWVRGFYIVDNTVKGCSIFSKIMQAAADGKKTFPFTSGINQFDFLDFNVFCKQVAAVILNDTVFGTINACCGKPETLASRVERFIKENNLDIKLEYGAFPDRPYDSLAIWGDNTKIKKILGED; this is translated from the coding sequence ATGAAAATACTTGTAACTGGTGCGAACGGTTTTATGGGGCACGGAATCATAAAGGAGCTTTCAGAAAGCGGAAATGAGATTGTCGCCTCGGACTTCACTGATTTTACTTATGGATATAAAAATGTCTCTTCCATTGCCGGAAATCTTTTTGAAATAGAGAATCCGTTTGAGCATTTCGGCAAGCCTGATGTTCTTGTCCATCTTGCCTGGCGGGACGGATTCAAGCATGCCTCGGACAACCACATCCTTGACCTTCCGAAGCATTATGAATTCCTTAAGAAAATGGTTTGCGGCGGGGTGAAGAAGCTTGTCGTTCTTGGCAGCATGCACGAGGTCGGGTTCCACGAGGGAAGCATAAACGAGAACACTCCGTGCAATCCGCTTTCACTTTACGGAATAGCAAAGAACGCGCTGCGACAGATGACGGAGCTGCTCGTAAAAAATACAGAGACCCGGCTACAGTGGGTGCGTGGCTTTTACATTGTTGACAACACTGTGAAAGGCTGCTCGATTTTCTCAAAGATAATGCAGGCTGCGGCGGACGGAAAGAAGACATTTCCGTTCACGTCTGGAATAAACCAGTTCGACTTTCTGGATTTCAATGTCTTCTGCAAACAGGTGGCCGCTGTTATCCTGAATGACACGGTTTTCGGAACAATAAACGCCTGCTGCGGAAAGCCTGAGACACTTGCTTCCCGGGTTGAGCGATTTATCAAGGAAAACAATCTTGACATCAAACTTGAATACGGCGCATTCCCGGACAGACCTTACGATTCGCTTGCAATCTGGGGAGACAATACAAAGATAAAAAAGATTCTAGGGGAAGACTGA